A genomic segment from Garra rufa chromosome 5, GarRuf1.0, whole genome shotgun sequence encodes:
- the LOC141335691 gene encoding uncharacterized protein, whose translation MGENDVQMESTEQMQEPHASSSDKIDLSLDDIIKLNKQEQKANRAANRAKTKRTVNRNNVLKKLNQVPQQQRGLRRGAQQYQGPGRLRGLRRQRGSTRGMMSSRGSLNRDAATATTGEPFDQTTFTSRGTFRGRGRGRGRGGGLSRGALLARGQRGGRPFQLDRGYSATKRDEKLQKYETIRSRRTAPSGSTLTVSLPNAKSAPVVVKTSSQARRGGAVLRGRSSRGAGTSLPRGIPLQFNYKATTNQTAVYLNDRFTDLRIRGRGRGQRRGGGRGRGAVGEGGRGGGRGNIVESGRGRGQGNILGGGRGRGRGHIMGGGRGRGGVVMTRGGRGLRRGRGGPRGADRTVTLQ comes from the exons ATGGGGGAGAATGATGTTCAGATGGAGAGTACAGAGCAAATGCAGGAGCCTCACGCTTCAAGCTCGGACAAAATCGACTTGTCTTTAG ATGACATTATAAAGCTGAATAAGCAGGAACAGAAGGCGAACAGAGCTGCCAACAGAGCTAAAACTAAACGTACTGTTAACAGGAACAATGTCTTGAAGAAACTCAACCAGGTTCCACAGCAGCAGAGGGGACTCAGACGAGGAGCGCAGCAGTACCAAG GGCCTGGGAGATTGAGAGGTTTGAGGAGACAAAGGGGATCCACAAGGGGCATGATGTCAAGTAGAGGTTCGCTAAATAGAGATGCTGCCACTGCCACG ACAGGTGAACCGTTTGACCAGACCACATTCACATCAAGGGGGACATTCAGGGGACGAGGACGAGGTAGAGGAAGAGGAGGCGGACTGAGCAG ggGTGCATTGTTAGCGAGAGGACAAAGGGGTGGAAGACCTTTTCAATTAGACAGAGGG TATTCTGCTACAAAAAGGGATGAGAAATTACAAAAGTATGAGACAATAAGAAG TCGAAGAACAGCACCATCTGGCTCCACGCTGACAGTTTCCCTGCCAAATGCTAAATCTGCACCTGTCGTTGT GAAGACATCTAGTCAGGCTAGGAGGGGTGGGGCAGTGTTAAGGGGCAGATCATCTAGAGGAGCCGGTACTTCTTTACCTAGGGGGATTCCTCTGCAATTTAACTACAAAGCAACTACTAACCAG ACCGCCGTATACCTTAATGACCGTTTCACTGACCTGAGGATAAGAGGACGAGGACGGGGCCAGAGAAGAGGTGGTGGAAGAGGAAGAGGAGCTGTAGGAGAAGGTGGAAGAGGTGGAGGAAGAGGAAACATTGTTGAGAGTGGACGAGGTAGAGGACAAGGAAATATTTTAGGTGGTGGAAGAGGCAGAGGAAGAGGACACATTATGGGGGgtggaagaggaagaggaggggTTGTTATGACAAGAGGAGGAAGAGGGTTGAGAAGAGGGAGGGGAGGACCAAGAGGAGCCGATCGAACAGTAACTCTTCAGTGA